The Mercenaria mercenaria strain notata chromosome 6, MADL_Memer_1, whole genome shotgun sequence genome contains the following window.
acttcggcctaggatcatagAAGTCGATAGGAAAATGATTATAACCACCAAATACTCCTAtcgattctgaggtcagtaggtcaaaggtcaacgtcacagtttaaccgtttccggatgataactcaagaacccttaagcctaggatcaagaaagtttgattgggaggttgatcatgaccggcaAATGAtccccattgattttgaggtcaataggtcaaaggtcaacgtcacagtgacctggaactgTTAAATGGTTTCCTCATcggaaatgttttcattttcagttctcAATATTTCCAGATGATGCTGAGCTAGTCACAATTATTTCTTTGTCCTAAATTTGAAATGCTCCCAGCTATCTTCTATCACttcaaacattttattctgtCTTACATAGTTACCTTTATCGTAGcctattttacttgaaaaataactATCCAATGAAGATACAGATACAGATTGTTGAAGAGTAAGGAGACTATCAACGAAAGTACGCCACGATGCCAGGCTCATACTGTCTGGGTGTAGTTCAATGTGTTCAAGGTATTTCATCTCAGGTGTAACGGTGAGAGCATTGGTATTAATATCTACCTGCTCTAATTTGAGTTTCCGTAACTGATTTAAGGTATGCATCACAGAATCCAGATTGTATGTTAATCTAGGAAAGTATATAGGTCCAAAGTGAAGTTCAGTCAGACTGCTGGCATTTAACAGAAGATCAATATTAAATATCCTGGATGaattcaaatgtaatatttcaagaTGTTTAGTGTTAATGTTAGGAATTGTCACTTGGTCACAGTCTATAAGCTGAAGTCTCTGAAGCTGATCATGTTTAGAAAGATCAATGGCATGACCTTCACAATCAGACTGGATGCAATATACACGGaacaatgaaagaaattttaaaggtGTTTCTTGTATAAATGAGGATAACAATACGAGGTCACTGTGCGGTAAAGAACTAGAATAAATGTAGAGATACTGAAGATGTTCCAGTTGTGCAATCCACCTCCATGGCTCTACCTCTAAGATACACCTAGCATGAACCTCTAAGATACACCTAGCATGAAGGTATAATACATTCTCCTGTATTATTCTTTGAAATAAGGATGCATTTATATTATAGATAATAGTAACATCATAAAGACTGAACATTGGCTGATCATCTGAATCTCCCTCGGACAGACAGTTGAACAGAAGATTCTGAATCTGCATAAGCTCTTGATCTGGTTTTCCCCACCAACACTCTGACAAAGTGTTTCTATGTGTTATCATACTTTCATCCCCAGATACAAtatctgaaatcatttttgaCAGTTCTGATATTATGTTTGGAGATAATCCACATACCATTTTAATAATGTTAGATAACTGTAGTATGTCGGCAGCTGATTTACAATTTCGAAATAGGTCTTCCAAAATTGTCTTCTGATGTATTGAGCACTGATGTTTGTTATATTGGCTAGACACATGTACAGCGGCGAAAAACTCAAGATACGATATGTGGATGAATACTAACCTGGTGTTCTCTTTTGTCGGATCAAAGCAATTCTCTTCTACCAGAATACCTAACTTGATGAGTGTAGTTATACAATCATTTGAAACACCTCTTTTTCGAAGATGTTTTCGGCTGAATGCGTTTGATCCCGTTTCTGAAGTCAAGGCTTCAAATGCAACTCTAGCTAATGGAAGGAGAAACCTTTTGTTTGCCTCACatctgtcaaatttatgtaaCATTTCAGGGAGCTGCTCATCTTTATCCTCGTTTATATAGCCTTTCTGCCTTTCTTCCACGTCTTCTTCCTCTTCTTTGTTCTGAGACCAGCCAAGCATGATATTAATAATATGACTGTATGTATCGCTGGTAGACTTTCCAATTTCATTTCCGTTGCAGTACAACCATAACAATTGTTGTAAAAGCAGAGGGGTTTTCTCTAGATGTTTAAGTTTTGCCGATTTGATTTTCTTCATGAATGTCCTTGAAGATATACCTTTATTGTTAGACTGTgacatgtatttttcaatgaaacattttatcaatcTTATATTTATTCCTAATAATTCAACTTTTTTATCACATTCCGAAGACTTCATGCTGAGTATTCCTTTAGCTGACGGTCTAGAAAGTGTAATGACCGTTGCATGTTTTGCTCTGTCTCTTTTTGGCAAACCATAACTGACATGTGATAAACGATATTTATCTTTAGGAAGAGTCCATTCATCCAATCCGTCTGCAACGATAAGACAACGTTCCGATTCTTGCTCAAGTATTCCGTCTATCACATCATTTGACGCAAGACCGGCGTCTGTAACAATCGCTTTGATCATTTCAGTTATATCGCTTAGTCCCGACATTTTCCGCAAGGGTATgaagaaaagaaaatcaaattttctaatcTCATTGATATTTCCATCGACTGCATTTGAAGACTGATCATTACTGTATTGAAAGTCCCCATCTGATTCATATTCTGACGTAGACGAGAATTCGCTGTCACTCGAAACTGACGTAGACGAGCATGAAAACACAGAGGACAATTCCTTGTCATGTGTATCTGACTCTTTTATATCTTCATAAGTAGCTCCGGTATCTGGGTCCACAGAACTGCCACACTTACTGCCAGTGACAATATTTCTTACATGATCCGGTTCATATTTTGACACAGAGGACAATTTGTTGCCACGTGTATCTGACTCTTGTATAACTTCGTAAGTAGCTCCAGTACCAGACTCCGTAGAATTGCCACTCTTACTGCCAGTAACAATATTGACTGAATTATCTGTAAAAGCAGTGCACCAGTTCTGAATCATCATTTTACAGAAAGAACGTTTTCCTGTTCCAACATCACCTATTATATAAACAGCTTTATGTTTTAGtccatttgtttgaaatatttcatgatatccatgtatatatcttttattaGGCGTGGGTGTTTGTACTTCTCTGTCTTCTCCATCATTGGACTTTGGTTTTGTTTCGACTGCCATTTGTGGTGGAACATAAACTTCGCTTATGCTGATGTCATTCTCTCGGGATTTTAGGGGTGAAATAGATGTTTTTACATAATGCTGCTGGTATAATTTAACCAGGCCATTCTGaagcgctggaaaagaaacacAACGTTCTTAATATTTGTAATTACATACCATGATACAAAGCTACAGATTTATAATAAATCAAGGCTGTAATAGTTTTGACAATATCTATATGGAGATTCAGGAGTAACATCCATCTGTTTATATATGCAAACAATATTTCTCACCTTTTATTAACAGACAATTAAGGTGAGATGATGACACTAGTATGTTACAAAAACTTCTGAACTAAACTTAacaatagtttaaatatttttagcaAAGTTCGACGCTAAAAATGTTATGATACTATAGTCTGATATCTTTATTACTTCTGATCTGAAAAGTGTGTTTCTGATTATTAATTGAATTAAGTAAAATCTAATTGCAGTAAATGTTAATAATACCACATTTAGACGCGGTATTACTTCtgattcataaaaatgttttacttgcAGAAATTTGCAAAGAACCAACATTTATACCAAATTGTATCTTTCTTTCAATCAAATGAATGTGAAAATAATTGTAAAGTACGGTTTCTCACTAGACAAAACCAACGCGAGAACTATCTAAAACAGAGCCAGTACACTCAAACAGTTGAGGATCGCAGGTAGTATGTGGAAACTGTTCTTTTACCTAACATTCACTGTACCATTGAACTTGGTACGATAACATCATAATCAATATTTACACCATAGGAACTATGTGTATGCCAAGTTTGCTGGTCTTAGGTCTTAGCTAAAGAACTTTTTGAATTAATGCATTTTCAAATTCGGAcatacggacgcacgcacagacgaacAGTCGGACGGAAGCGCTAAATATGTGTATCCCTCTGCCTCAGCCGGTGGGTGATAAATATATCCGGGAAAAAGCTAGATTACCACACATATCTATATGTACCTGATCGCATCTTTGCTTCAGCACTTGGTACACATTTTCAGACTGTATTAATGTATAGGCACTAGAACAGAGCTCAAGATCCGGTGCGCACCCTACAAAGTGCGGCCATGGGcataaaaaaaagttagaaattcaAAGCCAGCTCAATGTATTTtcctgaaaatttgaatttcgctCTTCTTACTGGCTTAAATTTTATGCCGCCTTGAAATTcagctttttgaaattttttaatttcgaTCAACCGACATGCTCGAACTTTTATTATAATTGAAGCTCAAAGTCAGTTAAACGCTGGCTCGAATTTCACACTGAAAATTTGAGTTTACGATGTCAACTCGAAATTCtgctttttgaaaattggaattTTATACCCCAAATTGTCTAAAATCGGCTATTGACTGTAACGGAATTTCTAAGCCCGTACGTTTGTGCACGAAATCAGTCTTTACCGTACCATTAGGGAACTTTAATTCTGTAACAACTAATGGAAAGATACGAAAATGTCCTAGTCTTGCCGATAAAGAAAAATACCTTTACTCATTTACAGAACATTAAAAAGTCCAATTCTCTTCAGCTAGTACACATATTAGCTAAATACCTATAGATTATTAAGCCGTTTGCAATGGCCTTACAtggtaaacaagtgaatgaagtattgccatatacaaagtcccctactggagggcacctaattttctctactgcagtataacataatgaactgatatctgtcaataatgtataaacaatattgtactataatatgttataacaaaacacttggattaaaatttgtagatataaaaacctatagttgttttcatatagcatttttttggCCGATTGTATCATaataaagagttttgtgtggacttatatagaatttttttttttactattaataacttataagttattaatagtaaaaaaaaaaattctatataagtccacacaaaactctttaccaggtagagataggtcaaaatacacctaaaaattggatgtaacacgcatgttgtaccacagaaaactggtctcaatttttccctacggcctgtaataaataagttacaatataagctatttatagtaaaaacaaagggacataattctaaaaacaagactgcctcatggttgtgaacatttgtgccaagttacatcaaaatccctccatgcataaagaagaaatgctccggacaaagtcattcttgaatttggcatttgacctctaagtgtgaccttgaccttagacctagggatctggttcttgcgcacaacaatccatctcatggtagtgaacatttatgccaagttacatcaaaatccctccatgcatgaagaagaagtgttctagacaaagtcattcttgtatctgacctttggcctctatgtgtgaccttgaccttcgacctagggaccaggttcttgcgcatgacagtcCGTCTCATAccggtaaacatttgtgccatgtaatattcaaatcctgttttgcatgacaaagttatacactggacaggaaaaatgtcccattgacctttgatctcgaagtgtgaccctgacctttaagctagggttctggatgttgcgcatgacacgtcatcttatcatggggaatatttatgccaagttatatcaaaatcccttgatggatggcagagttctggaccggacaggaaaaaaaacctgttgacctttgatctccaattgatcgcatgtactgacatgctgccttttgactgaggcccgatagaggtagccgaattcagagctctgTGTATAGATCTACTTACCGACAAGACATTCTGTAGATCTAATTTGTCTAAATGTGCATGAATAAGTTTGCTGTAGTACACTCACTTATGATCCCAAATTGCTTCTGGCTTCGAACAAACACAAATTTTGAGACAAAGGTAGATCTAGACTGTCTACCCCAAACTATTTAGAAAATAAAGCTAGCGACAGGAGTTGTAATTCTATTCCCCATGAGTAGTGTAGCAAAACAgatgtattaaagacattaatacacGCTAGAGCCTgaccgggaggtgataatcggtcCGGAATTCATAATGGCCCgagggctaaagccctcgggccattattcattttctgggccgattatcacctcccggtcCGGCTCTGTTGTGTATTAACCTCTAATTATCATAAGATCGAGACATACATAACGTTATTAAACCGGAACTCATGTTGTTGCATATGAAAATATATCCGCCTCTCGACTAACTGTTTTTGCGGTAAGTCGGCAGAGCCTCgataccgcttaaacagttacctttgagccggatattcccatctgcatcaaGAACtatgaaagattcttataataaaCATTATAACGTCACTTGAATTTGAAACGTTTTCTCTGAAATGTAGACATGCAGTAATGTGATCTTACAGGGTCAGTTTTGCAATTCTGTTTTACACAAAACGATTTTGAGTCAAATTGTACTTCTAGTATCCTAGATGGcactacattttgtattaataaaAAGGAAGTATGAACAGGTTACAAGTAAGTTTTGCTGGCGTACAAGTGAATCGGGACTAGGTAATTGGTTATTTATTcgatattcaaaaatgtttcctgtCTCACAATTGTGAGTAGCATGGCATTATTATGGAAAAAGTATGTTTGGCTAGATAACACTGATGATAgaagtatagtggacgcaacttgaccccgatggttgacctttgcattataatacaaaatgaggcacaacctattattgaaaaggagtgtacgtaaaacacgagctgcacgagaaaaaggaaatataaatttgtgtaaatataaattagtgtattggaacgTTTTAACTtgtcaaatgaaaatatatatactttgatactgcactatatacaaattaattccatataaatatacacggataccctaagcacccttgatttctacaatgaaataatcgatatgaataatcagcctaaggtcaaccatcgcggtcaagttgcgactataTACGTTTAGCAAAGGTATAAGCGTAATTTTACACGCGAAGCGGGAATAGGTAACCAGCTACTGATTCGACAAACATACTCCGCGAATCGGAAATAAGGAATAGGTTCCTCCGATTGCTGGTGGAACAGTACCAGTATAAGTGATTCTAAAAGTAGTCCAAGCTCTAAACTACTGGCTCCCTTCTGAACAAATTTGTCAGAGAAAAAGACCATTTACAGAGCAAACTGCGACCGATTTTCGAAAAATGACATAATACCATAGCTTCTGCAAATGATATGATAGCCGGAGTTCAAATGCATGAGCAAACATATAAAGGAAATGGGGAATATTAAACTTTAGTCAAACAACTAACCTTTTCCTACATGTAGTTTACATAATTACCTTGTTTTCCTTCAACGTAGTGTAACTGTTTCTGCTGATTTTGACGTATTGTTTCCAGTTTGTCTACTTTACTCTCCAGTATCGTAAGCCGCTGAAATACAATGACAACGTGGAGAGTTCTAGAACATAAATATGATGTGTTGAGAATACATACTTAATTGTAACTTAACGTGTTTGTAGTGACAAAACTAGTTAAATGGATCAATCGGCAAATTTTGAAAAGTACATTAATATTACAGGCAGTAAAGTTATTACCTGTTTTGTAACCAAATGATCTGATTCAAGCCGACCAACTCTTTCATATAGCGTCTCATTTTGATTGTCTGATTCTCCTAAAGCGTCTCGCAAAACTTTCTTTGTCTCATCACCTACTGCTTCAGTAGCTTCTGCTTGTTTCTTGGCAATTTCGTCTTTCGCACCTTGAATCGTTTGTTTCAGTTCTTCTGCTTTGTTAGTAATATATGTTAGAGCATCTCTGCATACCTCGACCTCGTTGTGTGTAGTAATGATAAAGTTCTCCTGCTTCAACTGTTAGCAGAATTACATTGGTTAATATCGCATGGATGTTTTTATGTTTCTCAAGATTATCAAGAAGAATAGTTGCAATATCGGATTTGTGTAAATTTGAAAGGTATATCAATATGTAACAATTTAAGTTATAAATGTGTCATGTTGCTTAAAAAAGTCAAGattgttttaatgtaattaatACAGCCGAACCTGATGAAGCTGTTGCCTGTATTAAGTAACCACAGTGTTGTGTGGTCGGCTGCGTTCTTTGTATGTGACCGTTCCTGATTGACTTTGTGTCCTTATAGTTTATTGTCTTAAGTATCTAACTTTCcaaattatttcagtttcaacATGATCAGCCGCTTGCTTTAAGCAGCCAGCTTGGGTCAATCCTTTTACTGGTTACTTATTACAAGGTTGACTATAAATAAAAGTCGTTTTAACCATTACGTTTTCCTTTGAAGTAATTTTATCATATGACAACAGTTTCAACTTGAGATACATAACGTCATACCTGTTTAAGTTTTAAGACTGCTTCTTGTGCGTCATGCCTTGCTTTCAGTTCCTTTTCATCTTCAAGAATTTCTATGATGTCATCTATACATTCATTCAGCTTGGTGCCTTCCATTTCCATGGTCGGTGAATGgaataattcatttctttttttgaGAGTCTGAAGAAACAAATAAAGTAATTATGTCTTCTTACTAACGatatacaacaaaacggacaaaAGCGAGTAGATGTTCAAAGTGATATTGCTTACAAATAAATTAAGCAAACGTTACTAATGATAATACATCGATGACCTTATAATTAAGCTGAGGATGATTCTcgttataaaaaaagaaaaacgttacAAGAGGTGACCAGGAAAAGGCTATAAAATAAGTCTGTAAAACTAAATCCTTGTCACATCAGGACACACAAAATCACACATacatcaataattatgggtcattaaCCAATCGTAAGTGACCTCCGCTTCAAACATAATCTTAAACCAAAGTAAAGTTATATGGCAAAAAAAtgttcaactgttctgggtcaatgtgaccttgacctttgacctactgacttcaaagtcatctgctggtcatgagcaacatccctattaattttcatgatcctaggcccaagcgttcttgagttatcacccagaaaccgtttaactgttccgggtcactgtgaccttgacctttgacgtaattatcaatagcggtcatctgctggtcatggccaaccgccctataaactttcatgaaccTAGGTTCAACCTACGGACCAACGGCAGACagaccgacatcagcaaaacaatgcAACCCTCCTTCTTGGAAGTGGGGCATGAAAAAGACGAATAACGAATAGGTATAGCCGTGTCCAAGTAAGTAGTCATCAATTATGATCAGACTGGAACATGAACGACAGGCATAAGCTCTATAATGTTCACCAAGCTGTGACACTTTATAATCTGGCTATGAAACTAAAATCATGATCGGACCTACAGGTCGACCTACATGATAAGTCAAGCTATTACACTAAAGTCtggacttagtgttgttatattttttgttcttttaggATGATGGAGTGAACTCAATTATTCTGAAATAGAATTCAACCTAAGTCAGTGCTAGGGAGCATAAGAGCAAGTAGGGTTACGTAAAACTATGACATTAAAGTCTGATTTACCTGTACAATAGTCATTCGTTACGCTGTCAAACGAAAGTTAAACCAGTCTGTGacaataaaatcattataaaactttgaaactaaaaatatttagaaCTTGACGCAAATGCCGTGATAAAGGTAATCAGTTAGAAGCAAAGAACACAATAAATAATCATGACAGACTCTAACTGAAAATTACAACCCTCGTTTCACTAAgcttatattattataaataagaAATGTGAGTGTACTTCATGAACCTTTTGAAACATGTCGCCCTTATTCATTGAGTCCAACAAGTGTGTCCTGTGATTGATATTGTTGATAAAGACATGAAGTAACCCTGGAGTGTCAATATCGTCTGCCGCAGACTTGTCAGAATATCCCGGTGCATTGATGAAACATTTGGCGATCTCCCAAGGAGCTGAACACCATTTCTGTATATCCGTATTTTTCCAGTATGGTGTAGGCGGTGTCGATCCATGACTTTTCAGAATTTCTTCCATAATTGTGTCACATATTTTATAAGGACATGGCTGCTTTTTGGTAAAGAGACAGTTACAGCTGTTCTGGCCCCATGGGCATTTATTTCTGCCAGTCTGATCTTTCCGACAAGTATGCAATGGTCGCAGGTTTCTGAGATAGCATTGGTTACAAGTACGTCCAGACATGGTGTTGGCAAATTGAAGAATTCTGTTATGTTCTTGATGAACCACATCATCAGCAAATTCTTTGAGACCTGCTTTAAGATATTTATACGCCAAACCGCCTCTCACCCAGTTTCTGTATTTACTTTTCTCTAGCTCTTTTTGATGACTCATATTTCATATATGATCCATGTTATCCAACTTTCGTTTTCGATGAGTTTCTCTAAAACATTAAAGAGATACATTTAACCCTTTATTCCTTTAATGCTTTTAATTTGGTCTTGATTTTTATTCTGCATGTACATAAGTATAACTAAGCGATAAATGCATAACGAATACAGAAAATATCTTGATTTCTATTAAAGAATTAAAAACGAAAGTAGGGCGACTCAACCAAAACAACGCTATTTAAACGTTTAAAAAGGTAATAATGATCAAAATTTATCtatcataataatatataaaacttaaactgtTCTATATCCTGTaacccgcccgtttagctcagtaccTAAAGAGAGCGtggcgagttcgatccccgggcttGGCGTATGtccttcgtgacgatttgataaaaggcattgtgtctgacatcattcgtcctccacctctggtaattcatcaggtctaggaaagtggtatatttacagattatctgtaaatttacagataatctataattttacagatttttcgatctataaatttacagatcaaatgtttgaaaactgcaAAAATCATACTTTgactcaaaatcgcagcttgaaattaattgatttacttatcgtatgcataaataaaggtcaattgtaacaTTAAGTCATTTcctttgactttgatttttttgaaaatgccaaaaattcaaagtcaatAAAAGTGGCTGAAACTCATAAATGATGTTAATTtatgcatactgtaaataaaccaattagtttcaagctgcggttttgggaataaatgtagtttcatgaattttcatacacacaatctgtaaatttacagatcgaaaaatctgtaaatttatagattatctgtaaatttacagataatctgtaaatataccactttcctagacctgttcatatggggaagttacttgcggagaacgggtttgtactggtacagaatctaggaacactggttaggttaactgcccgtcgatacatgactgaaatactgttgaaaaacggcgttaaacccaaaacaaacaaacaaactatatcCTGTAACAttttggaaagtcgccatattacatgtacattatttgaatataCCTGTATAACAGAATACATAAGTACATTTTATTTGAGTatgtataaatacaaataaaattgtCAGTGTAGAAAGTCGTAATCAATTAAATTTACCTCTCCATTTTAGTTACTCCAATAATGGTAACTGACATGCGCACGCCCGGCCATACTCCATTGAAAGGTAGATTATTCACCCGCAACGAATGgagtaaatatatatgtacaacATATACTTGAGaaggttaaaatatataataatatatgccGCGGtgatagtctaaataatgagatcttgggtagaccgattttacattctgatattttacGTTGCGTTGTCTGCCTGGACCAGACATGGGATGAATTACTTGAGattgtaatgcattaaattacaattacattgccAAAACAGTGCATTGAATTACAATTACACAGATTTCACATT
Protein-coding sequences here:
- the LOC123548556 gene encoding uncharacterized protein LOC123548556; translation: MSHQKELEKSKYRNWVRGGLAYKYLKAGLKEFADDVVHQEHNRILQFANTMSGRTCNQCYLRNLRPLHTCRKDQTGRNKCPWGQNSCNCLFTKKQPCPYKICDTIMEEILKSHGSTPPTPYWKNTDIQKWCSAPWEIAKCFINAPGYSDKSAADDIDTPGLLHVFINNINHRTHLLDSMNKGDMFQKTLKKRNELFHSPTMEMEGTKLNECIDDIIEILEDEKELKARHDAQEAVLKLKQLKQENFIITTHNEVEVCRDALTYITNKAEELKQTIQGAKDEIAKKQAEATEAVGDETKKVLRDALGESDNQNETLYERVGRLESDHLVTKQRLTILESKVDKLETIRQNQQKQLHYVEGKQALQNGLVKLYQQHYVKTSISPLKSRENDISISEVYVPPQMAVETKPKSNDGEDREVQTPTPNKRYIHGYHEIFQTNGLKHKAVYIIGDVGTGKRSFCKMMIQNWCTAFTDNSVNIVTGSKSGNSTESGTGATYEVIQESDTRGNKLSSVSKYEPDHVRNIVTGSKCGSSVDPDTGATYEDIKESDTHDKELSSVFSCSSTSVSSDSEFSSTSEYESDGDFQYSNDQSSNAVDGNINEIRKFDFLFFIPLRKMSGLSDITEMIKAIVTDAGLASNDVIDGILEQESERCLIVADGLDEWTLPKDKYRLSHVSYGLPKRDRAKHATVITLSRPSAKGILSMKSSECDKKVELLGINIRLIKCFIEKYMSQSNNKGISSRTFMKKIKSAKLKHLEKTPLLLQQLLWLYCNGNEIGKSTSDTYSHIINIMLGWSQNKEEEEDVEERQKGYINEDKDEQLPEMLHKFDRCEANKRFLLPLARVAFEALTSETGSNAFSRKHLRKRGVSNDCITTLIKLGILVEENCFDPTKENTRLVFIHISYLEFFAAVHVSSQYNKHQCSIHQKTILEDLFRNCKSAADILQLSNIIKMVCGLSPNIISELSKMISDIVSGDESMITHRNTLSECWWGKPDQELMQIQNLLFNCLSEGDSDDQPMFSLYDVTIIYNINASLFQRIIQENVLYLHARCILEVHARCILEVEPWRWIAQLEHLQYLYIYSSSLPHSDLVLLSSFIQETPLKFLSLFRVYCIQSDCEGHAIDLSKHDQLQRLQLIDCDQVTIPNINTKHLEILHLNSSRIFNIDLLLNASSLTELHFGPIYFPRLTYNLDSVMHTLNQLRKLKLEQVDINTNALTVTPEMKYLEHIELHPDSMSLASWRTFVDSLLTLQQSVSVSSLDSYFSSKIGYDKGNYVRQNKMFEVIEDSWEHFKFRTKK